One region of Archocentrus centrarchus isolate MPI-CPG fArcCen1 chromosome 6, fArcCen1, whole genome shotgun sequence genomic DNA includes:
- the LOC115781437 gene encoding metabotropic glutamate receptor 3-like, giving the protein MDFQQQIQLYPSQKPYQTARRNFNINSFRGLSADKDDDPHFESPPYCHSLSESSDINELESECSPELELKYTQIPRPSIVIRHNECSDPCERNEMKKMQAGEYCCWICTACEPHEYLADEFTCSPCAPGQWPTDDLTSCYDLPEDYIMWEDAWAIGPITIACVGFMCTGLVIWVFIRHNNTPLVKASGRELCYILLLGVFMSYAMTFLFLAKPSPAICALRRLGLGTSFAVCYSALLTKTNRIARIFNGVKDGAGAVRPRFISPSSQVFICLSLISVQLVMVSVWLLLEVPGTRRFTLPERRQTVILKCNVRDSSMLLSLGYDVLLVILCTVYAFKTRKCPENFNEAKFIGFTMYTTCIIWLAFLPIFYVTSSDYRVWY; this is encoded by the exons ATGGACTTCCAGCAGCAGATCCAGTTATATCCCAGCCAGAAGCCCTACCAGACAGCCCGCAGGAACTTCAACATAAACAGCTTCAGAGGGCTGTCAGCT GATAAAGATGATGACCCACACTTTGAGTCACCTCCGTACTGCCATAGCCTCTCTGAGAGCTCAGACATTAATGAGCTGGAATCTGAATGCAGTCCAGAGCTGGAGCTCAAATATACTCAAATTCCCAGACCCTCCATTGTTATCAGACATAATGAG TGCAGCGACCCCTGCGAGCGCAATGAGATGAAGAAAATGCAGGCAG GTGAGTACTGCTGTTGGATCTGTACAGCCTGTGAGCCTCATGAATACCTGGCGGATGAGTTTACCTGCTCGCCTTGCGCTCCTGGCCAGTGGCCCACTGATGACCTGACGTCCTGTTATGACCTTCCAGAGGACTATATAATGTGGGAAGATGCCTGGGCCATTGGCCCAATTACCATTGCCTGTGTAGG GTTCATGTGCACCGGCCTGGTGATTTGGGTGTTCATCAGACACAACAACACACCACTGGTGAAAGCATCAGGTAGAGAACTGTGTTATATCCTCCTCTTAGGAGTCTTCATGTCCTACGCCATGACTTTCCTCTTTTTGGCCAAACCTTCTCCGGCCATCTGTGCCCTGCGCCGCCTTGGCCTGGGTACATCATTTGCTGTCTGCTACTCTGCCCTCCTCACCAAAACCAACAGAATCGCCAGGATTTTCAATGGTGTGAAAGACGGAGCGGGAGCAGTGAGGCCACGCTTCATTAGCCCATCCTCTCAG gtGTTCATCTGTCTGAGTCTAATCTCTGTCCAGTTAGTAATGGTGTCAGTATGGCTGCTGCTGGAAGTCCCTGGCACACGTCGCTTTACATTGCCAGAGCGACGACAGACTGTCATCCTGAAGTGTAACGTACGTGATTCCAGCATGCTGCTGTCACTGGGATATGATGTGCTCCTGGTCATCTTGTGTACTGT GTATGCCTTCAAGACCAGGAAGTGCCCTGAGAACTTCAATGAGGCCAAATTTATTGGATTCACCATGTACACCACCTGTATAATTTGGCTGGCCTTTCTTCCCATCTTCTATGTTACATCTAGTGACTACAGGGTATGGTACTGA
- the LOC115781977 gene encoding LOW QUALITY PROTEIN: UPF0577 protein KIAA1324-like (The sequence of the model RefSeq protein was modified relative to this genomic sequence to represent the inferred CDS: deleted 1 base in 1 codon), whose product MQTSAWLVGRCALILCTLQLIDGAKGQRQCSETDYYYEYTECDSTGSRWRVAIPQNPGACTGLPEPVRGTDAVTFSCEAGEFLEMSAQECTQCAAGSYSLGSGIRFDQWDSMPVGFSSLATSLENSPQGDNRLTCNSSTWVPQGNYLESNRDECTVSLIYAVHLKKQGSVSFEYQYPDSNLLFEFFIQNDQCQEMAQSDDKKWLKLTKHGEWATHTVSLKSGTNILYWRTGGVTMGKKVVNPALLKNVQIEGVAYTSECFPCKPGSFSRIPGSTSCESCPRDTYSGHGASSCTPCSTGTQYAAEGSATCKDRPPCSKKDYFQIHTACDHEGKTQVIYKWIEPKICLENVTGAVTLPPSGKREPCPPCNPGFYNNDTATCSPCPPGTYSDGMKPCQHCPAGSEPTLDYEYKWWNVLPSNMKTSCFNVGNSKCDSMNGWEVAGDHIQTGAGSSDNDYLILNLHVPGFKLPTSVSSHSETEFGRITFEFETSCTADCELYFMMDVNRKSTKIVESWEKNEMRQTYTHIMTKNASVSYTWAFQRTNQASDVRQYISDVARIYSISVSNAVDGVSSGCRVCALSVQPSSSACVPCPPGHYIDTSTSQCTECPPNTYLMPHAAPGPDACKPCGPASKSDKEHSLCYSDCHFTYTEGNVTLTFDFSPIGTVGSLMNGPSFTSKGTKYFHHFNISLCGGKGQLAVCTDNVTDLSITDSQKEKEVPTTVKTFICQSTIIPASGRGFHTALSSQSINLADTFVGATVDDNLDGIRARPDLYPQTSKKVPDVNFYYRSLEPTSSCDSGRSAVVTLRCNPDKSTKGELSVPSQCPAGTCNGCTFHFLWESSGACPTCTERDYHKIEGVCKGGEQELLYVWTEPKLCMGGVPLPAKKTLACEGMEFWVQLGAGLGAFTAVLLVSLTCYFWKKNKRLEYKYSRLVMSANKECEMPVADSCAVMEGENEADMEDEVVYTKPSLLGKLKAIASKGNGENYENVQLNSAHSKALVWS is encoded by the exons ATGCAGACCTCGGCTTGGCTCGTCGGTCGTTGCGCTCTCATCCTCTGCACGCTCCAGCTGATTGACGGGGCCAAAGGACAGCGGCAGTGTAGTGAG ACGGATTACTACTATGAGTACACAGAGTGTGACAGCACAGGATCTCGGTGGAGAGTGGCCATCCCACAGAACCCTGGGGCC TGTACTGGACTACCAGAGCCAGTGCGAGGCACAGATGCAGTGA CCTTCTCATGTGAGGCTGGGGAGTTCCTGGAGATGTCAGCTCAGGAGTGTACCCAGTGTGCAGCAGGAAGCTACTCCCTTGGCAGCGGTATCCGCTTTGACCAATGGGATTCCATGCCTGTTGGATTTAGTAGCCTAGCAACCTCCCTGGAGAACAGCCCACAGGGTGATAACAGACTCACCTGCAACAG CTCTACCTGGGTTCCTCAGGGAAACTATCTGGAGTCCAACAGGGATGAATGCACAGTCTCTCTCATCTATGCTGTGCATCTGAAGAAACAAGGCTCTGTTAGTTTTGAGTACCAGTATCCTGATAGCAACCTGCTATTTGAGTTCTTT ATCCAGAATGATCAGTGTCAAGAGATGGCTCAGTCTGATGACAAGAAGTGGCTCAAGCTCACCAAGCATGGCGAATGGGCAACTCATACG GTGAGCCTGAAATCTGGCACCAACATCCTTTACTGGAGGACAGGAGGTGTTACGATGGGGAAGAAAGTGGTGAATCCTGCATTGCTGAAAAACGTTCAGATTGAAG GTGTTGCCTACACGTCAGAGTGTTTTCCATGTAAGCCAGGATCGTTCAGTCGCATTCCAGGCTCCACCTCATGTGAATCCTGTCCTCGGGACACCTACTCTGGCCATGGTGCCAGTTCCTGCACCCCATGTAGCACCGGCACTCAGTATGCAG CTGAGGGATCTGCTACATGTAAGGACAGACCTCCCTGTTCCAAGAAAGACTATTTCCAGATCCACACAGCATGTGACCATGAAGGCAAG aCACAGGTCATATATAAGTGGATTGAACCTAAGATCTGTCTTGAGAATGTGACTGGAGCTGTGACATTGCCTCCAAGTGGAAAACGAGAGCCCTGCCCCCCCTGTAATCCCGGTTTCTATAACAATGACACGGCCACCTGTTCACCATGCCCACCCGGGACCTATTCTGATGGCATGAAAC CATGCCAGCATTGCCCTGCAGGCTCTGAGCCCACCTTGGATTATGAGTACAAATGGTGGAATGTTCTTCCTTCTAACATGAAGACCTCCTGTTTTAATGTCGGCAACTCCAAGTGTGATAGTATGAATG GTTGGGAGGTTGCAGGTGATCACATCCAGACTGGAGCAGGGAGCTCAGATAATGATTACCTCATCCTTAATCTCCATGTCCCTGGATTCAA ACTTCCTACTTCAGTGTCAAGCCATTCAGAGACAGAATTTGGTCGTATCACATTTGAATTTGAAACTTCGTGTACAGCCGACTGTGAGCTCTACTTCATGATG GATGTAAACAGGAAGAGTACTAAAATAGTGGAGTCTTgggagaaaaatgaaatgagacAAACCTACACACACATCATGACAAAGAATGCTTCAGTTTCCTACACGTGGGCTTTCCAGAGGACTAACCAAGCTTCAGAT GTACGTCAGTATATCAGCGACGTGGCGCGAATCTACTCCATCTCTGTGAGTAACGCGGTGGATGGAGTGTCCTCTGGGTGTCGCGTTTGTGCCCTCAGTGTGCAACCGTCCAGCTCTGCATGTGTGCCGTGCCCACCTGGACATTACATAGACACAAGTACCAGCCAGTGCACAGAGTGTCCACCTAACACATACCTGATGCCTCACGCTGCACCAGGCCCTGATGCCTGCAAACCCTGTGGACCTGCCAGCAAAAGTGACAAG gaGCACAGTTTATGCTATAGTGACTGTCACTTCACCTACACAGAGGGCAATGTCACTCTGACTTTTGACTTCAGCCCAATTGGGACTGTGGGGTCACTGATGAACGGTCCAAGCTTTACCTCTAAAGGAACCAAGTACTTTCATCACTTCAACATCAGTCTCTGTGGGGGAAAG GGTCAGTTGGCAGTATGCACAGACAACGTAACAGACCTATCCATCACCGACtcccagaaagaaaaagaagtgccCACTACTGTCAAGACCTTCATCTGTCAATCGACAATAATCCCAGCTAGTGGGCGAGGATTCCACACAGCTCTCTCCTCGCAGTCCATTAACCTGGCTGACACATTCGTTG GGGCAACTGTGGATGATAACCTTGATGGAATAAGGGCAAGACCAGACCTGTATCCCCAGACCTCCAAGAAGGTCCCTGATGTCAACTTTTACTACAG gtCCTTGGAGCCAACTTCATCTTGCGACTCAGGTCGGAGCGCGGTGGTGACACTCCGCTGTAACCCAGACAAGAGCACTAAAGGGGAGCTCTCAGTTCCCAG CCAGTGCCCTGCAGGAACGTGCAATGGCTGCACGTTTCATTTCTTATGGGAGAGCTCAGGGGCTTGTCCTACATGCACAGAGAGGGACTACCATAAGATAGAGGGAGTCTGCAAGGGAGGAGAGCAG GAGCTGCTGTATGTGTGGACTGAACCAAAGCTGTGCATGGGAGGTGTTCCCTTGCCTGCAAAGAAAACATTGGCATGTGAGGGCATGGAGTTCTGGGTCCAGCTTGGTGCAGGACTGGGAGCTTTCACTGCAGTGCTGCTCGTTTCCCTTACCTGCTACTTCTGGAAGAAGAACAAACG GTTGGAGTATAAGTACTCCCGGCTGGTGATGTCTGCTAATAAGGAATGTGAAATGCCAGTGGCTGACAGCTGtgctgtgatggagggagagaaCGAGGCAGACATGGAGGATGAAGTTGTGTACACAAAACCTTCTCTACTTGGAAAACTCAAAGCCATAGCATCCAAG gGAAATGGAGAGAACTATGAAAATGTGCAGCTAAACTCGGCTCATTCAAAAGCATTAGTGTGGAGCTAG